The Glycine soja cultivar W05 chromosome 19, ASM419377v2, whole genome shotgun sequence genomic sequence CTGTCGTCGAATTTGCGTGGGCGTACTTTCTTGTCAAAAGCATTCTTCACCCGTCTCTAGTACAAACACCCATGGCTCATAGCTGCCAGACGCTTGCCTTCTATAAGATTGAGCTGATCAAAGCGTTCTTGAGCCCACTCTAACTCTTTCAACATGGACTCTgctaggatcctcaaagaaggaacttctacctcaaacggcaACACGGCTTCCATCCCATACACCAATGAAAACGGCGTTGCCCCGGTTGATGTGCGTATCGAGGTTCGATAACCATGTAGCACGAAAAAGAGCATTTTGTGCCAATCCTTATacgacacggtcatcttctgaataatctttTTGATGTTCTTGTTGACCACCTCAACTACCCCATTCATCTGGGGCCTATAAGCCGTGGAATTGTGGTGTTAGATCTTGAAATCCTTgcacatttccttcatcatctttttattcagattggtggcaTTGTTTGTGATAATCTTCCTGGGTAGTCCATACCGGCAGATTATTTCCTTTTTGATGAACCTGACTACCACGCTTCTCGTGACGCTGGAGTAAGAGGTGGCTTcaacccacttggtgaagtagtcGATCACAACCAGGATGAAGCGATGCCCGTTTgaagccttgggctcaatgaccccaatcacatctattccccacatggagaagggCCACGGTGCTGCCAAAATGTTTAAAGGCAtgggtggagcattgacattgtctgtgAATGCTTggcatttgtggcatttcctaaCATGGATGCAATAGTcactctccatggtgagccaataataccCCGCCCTCAGAATCTTCCgtgccatagcatgcccattggcatgtgttccaaaggaaccctcatggacttccaGTAGTATATGTTCCGCCTCCCTGGCGTCCACATCAGAGtaaaaccatgtcatggttccTTTTGTACAAAATGCTTCCACTCAAGAAGAAACTGACTGCCAACCTTCTTAATGTTCTCTTGTTATTGTCGGAAGCCTTCTGTGGATACTCCTTGTCTTTGATGTATCGCTTGATGTTGAAGTACCAAGGTTTACCATCTTGTTCCTCTTCTATTAAATAGCAATATGCGGGCTTGCTGCGACATCTAAATTTGATGTATGGCAAGTCCCCATGTGGGGTCAGttggaacatggatgccagaGTGGCGAGCACATCGACCATTTGATTCTCCTCTTTGGGAACATGGTGGAAAGAGACATCATTGAAGAACTCCACCAACTTCTTGATGTAAGtctgatagggtatcaacttatgATCCTTAGTCTCCCATTCTCCCCttagctggtgaatcaccaaggctgagtctccatacactttgagcaACTTGACGTTGAAGTCAATTGCTGCTTGGATcccgagggcgcatgcctcGTATTTGGCCATGTTGTTTGTACAATCGAAACCCAACCTGGCCATGAAGGGAATGTATTGATTGTCAGGAAAGACCAAAGCTGCCCCAACCCCGTGGCCTAACGCATTGGACGCGCCATCGAACCCACGATCCACTTATCCCTGTCCTTATCCTTTGACTTTTCTTTGAACAAGGCCATAATGTCTTCATCCGAAAACTctggatgcatgggctggtaatcattgagaggctgttgagccaaatagtcTGCCAAGGCttttccctttatcgccttttgggtgacatagactATGTCGAAAATCTGCCCCGTAAGAGCGGGCTTCTCGAAAATGTACTTgactgggtccatcttggataccaaCCAAGTGGTATGGCTCAACATATACTGCCTTAGATGATGGGATgccagttgcccctctttacttgtcttttattggagataaaagggaagtaaagataagacacaaatttcgttcgagcgaaattCCATTCGGCCGGTCCATCTCCCCGCCAGTGGTACCTGCAAAAATCTTGAAAATGATCAGCGCCGaatgaccaacatcatcctgatacttcCGAATTCGTTACTCTCGATTGACGAAAGGCGccgaatgaccataatttgtctctgcgtgccatcggacacgattgtccCCGAATGGCGaaaggtgcggaatgaccataatttgtcttcgcatgtcatcgggctcaccgcctctggatgacaaaagggtgcagaatgaccataatttgtctctgtgtgccatcgaACACGATTGTGtccgaatggcgaaaaggtgtacggaatgaccataatttgtctctgcatgtcatcgggctcgccgcctctggataacaaaagggtgcagaatgaccataatttgtctctgcgtgccatcagacacgattGTCTccgaatggcaaaaaggtgtgcggaatgaccataatttgtctccgcatgtcattgggctcgctgcctctggataacaaaaaggtgcagaatgaccataatttgtctctgcgtgccatcagacacgattgtctccgaatggcgaaaaggtgtgcggaatgaccataatttgtctccgcatgtcacatgacctcatgGTCAGTAtaacagagattgtggggcggccgacaaaagcgaggctcttgctcctacgtatccccaatgaggaactcagactacgtagttctggataacttgtgagactaaaatagtcttggtgttttcttcactaaaatgcgaacatgctttagtaaagagacaaaacttccaactgatcagcgcaacatatgctttttggatgaaaaacaatgtgtctaccggggaaggagagtatgcttatgaaattttttcataaccataaatgagattttggacgttagcatttcgcttctaaatgaccatttagaggaaacactgggttcaacaaaaatggaagaaaatcactcaaagtgtatcaatctcacacaagtAAGTGTTTCAttctaattctgaaccatagatatgtcatgacttgattttgcaaatcatttcctatcaaatcaaagattacatgcgtgatcatggatcaataggactttttcttgggaatggtttgtttctttg encodes the following:
- the LOC114398651 gene encoding uncharacterized protein LOC114398651 is translated as MAKYEACALGIQAAIDFNVKLLKVYGDSALVIHQLRGEWETKDHKLIPYQTYIKKLVEFFNDVSFHHVPKEENQMVDVLATLASMFQLTPHGDLPYIKFRCRSKPAYCYLIEEEQDGKPWYFNIKRYIKDKEYPQKASDNNKRTLRRLAVSFFLSGSILYKRNHDMVLL